The following are encoded together in the Vibrio splendidus genome:
- the punR gene encoding DNA-binding transcriptional activator PunR, with protein sequence MFSKSSLEMLDTVARLGSFTAAAEQLHKVPSAISYGVRQVEQELDVLLFRRLPRKVELTPAGELFIEEARQLLRQMEELSAQTRRAARGWKKTLRLTLDNVVKLDKMKPMIEEFYQTFEFAELQINMEVFNGSWEAIAQGRADVVIGATSAIPVGGDFEVKDMGRLDWAFVMSPSHPCVREQNLNEAFVSQYPAICLDDTSSVLPKRHTGHYASQRRLLLPNWYSAIECLKNGVGVGYMPRHIAAPIIEQGLLVEKILPEPSPQSHCCLVWRKDDNHKLIEWMVKYLGSSEQLHQDWLDHRKAL encoded by the coding sequence ATGTTCTCTAAATCCTCGTTAGAAATGCTTGATACCGTTGCTCGCTTGGGCAGCTTCACTGCGGCTGCAGAGCAATTGCACAAAGTACCATCGGCGATCAGCTATGGGGTTAGGCAGGTAGAGCAAGAGCTTGATGTTCTACTTTTCAGACGCTTACCAAGAAAAGTAGAGCTGACGCCTGCTGGGGAGCTGTTTATTGAAGAGGCTCGTCAACTGCTGAGACAGATGGAAGAACTCAGTGCGCAAACTCGTCGAGCTGCGCGTGGTTGGAAGAAAACCTTACGTCTAACCCTTGATAACGTGGTTAAGCTCGACAAGATGAAGCCGATGATTGAAGAGTTTTATCAAACCTTTGAGTTCGCTGAGCTGCAGATCAACATGGAAGTGTTTAATGGTTCTTGGGAAGCTATTGCACAGGGGAGGGCCGATGTCGTCATTGGAGCCACTTCGGCGATTCCGGTTGGCGGTGACTTTGAAGTTAAGGATATGGGGCGGTTAGATTGGGCATTTGTGATGTCACCCAGTCACCCATGTGTACGAGAGCAAAACCTTAATGAAGCCTTTGTTAGCCAGTATCCCGCGATCTGTTTGGATGATACCTCTAGTGTACTGCCAAAGCGTCACACTGGCCATTATGCGAGTCAGAGACGTCTTCTATTACCTAATTGGTACAGTGCGATAGAGTGCCTCAAGAATGGTGTTGGGGTGGGTTACATGCCAAGGCATATTGCCGCGCCTATTATCGAACAAGGCTTGCTGGTGGAAAAAATACTACCGGAGCCTAGCCCGCAGAGTCACTGTTGTTTGGTGTGGAGAAAAGATGACAACCATAAATTGATCGAATGGATGGTCAAATATCTAGGATCAAGTGAACAGCTGCACCAAGATTGGTTGGATCATCGTAAAGCACTTTAA